Proteins co-encoded in one Mycobacterium mantenii genomic window:
- a CDS encoding alpha-1,4-glucan--maltose-1-phosphate maltosyltransferase — MPGRVEIDDVQPVVSCGAYPAKAVVGEVVPVSAAVWREGHEAVAATLVVRYLGPGYPQVTETRRVKAVQAPAKPVTERDGKVDQQRIKPLLLPMTMGLEPYVFHGQFTPDQVGLWTFRVDGWGDPIHSWRHGLVAKLDAGQGETELSNDLLVGAGLFERAATGVPRALREPLLSAAAALRKSGDPVTRSALALGPEVEAILADYPLRDLVTRGEQYGVWVDRPLARFGSWYEMFPRSTGGWDAEGNPVHGTFATAAAQLPRIAAMGFDVVYLPPIHPIGKVHRKGRNNSPTAAPGDVGSPWAIGSDEGGHDAVHPDLGTIDDFDAFVAATREQGMEVALDLALQCAPDHPWAREHRNWFTELPDGTIAYAENPPKKYQDIYPINFDNDPAGLYDEVLRVVRHWMDHGVKFFRVDNPHTKPPDFWAWLIAQVKAIDPDVLFLSEAFTPPARQYGLAKLGFTQSYSYFTWRTAKWELTEFGNDIAKLADFRRPNLFVNTPDILHAILQHNGPGMFAIRAVLAATMGPAWGVYSGYELFEHRAVREGSEEYLDSEKYELRPRDFAGALAEGRSLEPFIAQLNAIRRLHPALEQLRTIHFHSVDNDALIAYSKVDPATGDCVLVVVTLNAFGAEEATLFLDMAALGMETYERFWVRDEITGQEFQWGQANYVRLDPGQAVAHIINMPLIPYDSRMTLLHRQ; from the coding sequence GTGCCCGGTCGTGTCGAAATCGATGACGTCCAACCGGTCGTTTCCTGTGGCGCTTATCCCGCGAAAGCCGTGGTCGGCGAGGTCGTGCCGGTCAGCGCCGCGGTATGGCGAGAGGGCCATGAGGCCGTGGCGGCGACCTTGGTCGTGCGCTACCTCGGGCCCGGCTATCCACAGGTAACGGAGACCCGACGCGTCAAGGCGGTGCAGGCCCCGGCGAAGCCGGTGACCGAACGCGACGGCAAAGTCGACCAGCAACGGATCAAGCCGCTGCTGCTGCCGATGACGATGGGTCTGGAGCCCTACGTCTTTCACGGTCAGTTCACCCCCGATCAGGTCGGGTTGTGGACCTTCCGGGTCGACGGGTGGGGCGACCCGATTCACTCGTGGCGGCACGGGCTGGTCGCCAAACTGGACGCCGGTCAGGGCGAGACCGAACTGTCGAACGACCTGCTGGTCGGTGCCGGTTTGTTCGAGCGCGCAGCGACGGGCGTGCCGCGGGCGCTGCGCGAACCGCTGCTGTCGGCCGCGGCCGCGCTGCGCAAGTCCGGAGACCCGGTGACCCGATCCGCGCTGGCGCTGGGGCCGGAGGTCGAGGCAATTCTGGCGGACTATCCGCTCCGCGATCTCGTCACCCGGGGCGAGCAGTACGGCGTCTGGGTGGACCGGCCGCTGGCCCGGTTCGGCTCCTGGTATGAGATGTTTCCCCGCTCGACCGGCGGGTGGGACGCCGAGGGCAACCCCGTGCACGGCACCTTCGCCACGGCGGCCGCCCAGCTTCCACGTATCGCGGCAATGGGATTCGACGTCGTCTACCTGCCGCCGATCCACCCGATCGGCAAGGTACATCGCAAGGGGCGCAACAACTCCCCGACCGCCGCCCCCGGAGATGTGGGTTCCCCCTGGGCAATCGGCAGCGACGAGGGCGGGCACGACGCCGTCCACCCGGATCTGGGCACCATCGACGACTTCGACGCCTTCGTCGCCGCTACCCGCGAGCAGGGCATGGAGGTGGCGCTGGACCTGGCGCTGCAGTGCGCACCGGATCATCCCTGGGCACGCGAGCACCGCAACTGGTTCACCGAATTGCCGGACGGCACCATCGCTTACGCGGAAAACCCGCCAAAGAAATACCAGGACATCTATCCGATCAATTTCGACAACGACCCGGCGGGCCTCTACGACGAGGTGCTGCGTGTGGTCCGGCACTGGATGGACCACGGCGTCAAGTTCTTTCGCGTCGACAACCCGCACACCAAACCGCCGGATTTCTGGGCCTGGCTGATCGCTCAGGTGAAAGCCATCGACCCCGATGTCCTGTTTTTGTCCGAGGCGTTCACACCGCCCGCACGGCAGTACGGCCTGGCCAAGCTGGGGTTCACGCAGTCGTACAGCTACTTCACCTGGCGCACGGCGAAGTGGGAGCTGACGGAGTTCGGCAACGACATCGCCAAGCTCGCCGACTTCCGCCGGCCAAATCTGTTCGTGAACACCCCCGACATCTTGCACGCCATCCTGCAGCACAACGGTCCCGGAATGTTTGCCATCCGCGCGGTGCTGGCGGCGACGATGGGGCCGGCGTGGGGCGTGTATTCAGGCTACGAACTGTTCGAGCACCGTGCGGTGCGGGAGGGCAGCGAGGAATACCTGGACTCCGAGAAGTACGAGTTGCGGCCCCGTGACTTCGCGGGCGCGCTCGCCGAAGGACGCTCGCTCGAGCCATTCATCGCGCAGCTCAACGCAATTCGCCGCCTGCACCCCGCACTGGAGCAGCTGCGTACGATCCATTTCCACAGCGTGGACAACGATGCGCTGATCGCCTACTCCAAGGTCGACCCGGCGACCGGCGACTGCGTGTTGGTGGTGGTCACGCTCAACGCGTTCGGCGCCGAGGAAGCGACGCTGTTTTTGGATATGGCCGCATTGGGTATGGAGACCTATGAGCGTTTCTGGGTGCGCGACGAGATCACCGGCCAGGAATTCCAATGGGGGCAGGCCAATTACGTTCGCCTCGACCCCGGGCAGGCGGTCGCGCACATCATCAACATGCCACTCATACCGTACGACTCACGAATGACACTGCTACACAGGCAATGA
- the glgB gene encoding 1,4-alpha-glucan branching protein GlgB produces the protein MSQTDQLARTHLAPDPAELSRLIAGTHHNPHSILGAHEYGDHTVIRAYRPHAAEVVALVGDDRFPMQHIESGLFAAVLPFVNLIDYRLQITYEGAEPYVIADAYRFLPTLGEVDLHLFGEGRHERLWEVLGAHPRSFTTADGVVHGVSFAVWAPNAKGINLIGEFNGWTGSEAPMRVLGSSGVWELFWPGFPVHGLYKFRVHGADDVVTERADPMAFATEVPPHTASRVTHSEYTWEDADWMTERAQRNPVFEPMSTYEVHLGSWRPGLNYRQLARELTDYVVEHGFTHVELLPVAEHPFAGSWGYQVTSYYAPTSRFGTPDEFRALVDALHQAGIGVLVDWVPAHFPKDAWALGRFDGTPLYEHSDPMRGEQLDWGTYVFDFGRREVRNFLVANALFWLEEFHIDGLRVDAVASMLYLDYSRPEGGWTPNIYGGRENLEAVQFLQEMNATVHKTAPGIVTIAEESTSWPGVTRPTSLGGLGFSMKWNMGWMHDTLDYISRDPIYRSFHHHEMTFSMLYAFSENYVLPISHDEVVHGKGTLWGRMPGNNHVKAAGLRSLLAYQWAHPGKQLLFMGQEFGQRAEWSEERGLDWWQLDEQGFSNGVLRLVRDINDIYRSHPALWSQDTVPDGYSWIDANDSGNNVLSFLRYGKDGSVMACVFNFAGAEHGGYRLGLPSAGRWREVLNTDATAYNGSGIGNMGGVDATEEPWHGRPASAMLVLPPTSALWLEPE, from the coding sequence ATGAGCCAAACCGACCAACTCGCTCGGACACACCTGGCTCCCGATCCGGCCGAGCTGTCGCGCCTGATCGCTGGCACGCACCACAACCCGCACAGCATTCTGGGCGCCCACGAATACGGGGATCACACCGTCATTCGGGCCTACCGGCCGCACGCGGCCGAAGTGGTCGCGCTGGTCGGCGACGACCGGTTTCCGATGCAGCACATCGAATCCGGCCTTTTCGCCGCGGTGTTGCCCTTCGTGAACCTGATCGATTATCGCCTGCAGATCACCTACGAAGGCGCCGAACCGTACGTCATCGCCGACGCATACCGCTTCTTGCCGACGCTGGGCGAGGTCGACCTCCACCTGTTCGGGGAAGGGCGCCACGAGCGGCTCTGGGAAGTCCTTGGCGCACATCCTCGCTCGTTCACCACGGCCGACGGCGTCGTGCACGGCGTGTCCTTTGCGGTGTGGGCGCCCAACGCCAAGGGCATCAACCTGATCGGCGAATTCAACGGCTGGACCGGAAGTGAAGCTCCGATGCGGGTCCTGGGCTCATCGGGCGTCTGGGAGTTGTTCTGGCCCGGCTTCCCCGTCCACGGGCTCTACAAGTTCCGCGTACACGGCGCCGACGACGTCGTGACCGAGCGGGCCGATCCCATGGCGTTCGCCACCGAGGTGCCGCCACACACCGCCTCCCGGGTCACGCACAGCGAGTACACCTGGGAAGACGCCGACTGGATGACCGAGCGCGCCCAGCGCAACCCGGTGTTCGAGCCGATGAGCACCTACGAGGTTCACCTGGGCTCATGGCGCCCCGGACTCAACTACCGCCAATTGGCCCGCGAACTCACCGATTACGTGGTGGAACACGGATTCACCCACGTCGAGCTGCTACCGGTCGCCGAGCACCCCTTCGCCGGATCGTGGGGCTACCAGGTGACCTCGTACTACGCGCCGACGTCCCGATTCGGCACACCGGACGAGTTCCGGGCCCTGGTCGACGCCTTGCACCAGGCCGGCATCGGCGTGCTGGTGGACTGGGTGCCGGCGCACTTCCCGAAGGATGCATGGGCGCTGGGCCGATTCGACGGCACGCCGCTCTACGAGCACTCCGACCCGATGCGGGGCGAGCAACTCGATTGGGGCACCTACGTATTCGACTTCGGTCGTCGGGAGGTCCGCAACTTTCTGGTGGCCAACGCGCTGTTCTGGCTCGAAGAGTTCCACATCGACGGCCTACGGGTGGACGCCGTGGCTTCGATGCTCTACCTGGATTACTCGCGCCCCGAGGGCGGCTGGACCCCCAACATCTACGGCGGCCGGGAGAACCTGGAGGCCGTGCAGTTCCTGCAGGAGATGAACGCCACGGTGCACAAGACCGCCCCGGGCATCGTCACCATCGCCGAGGAGTCGACCTCGTGGCCCGGGGTAACGCGGCCGACAAGCCTTGGCGGCCTGGGCTTTTCGATGAAGTGGAACATGGGCTGGATGCACGACACGCTCGACTACATCAGCCGTGATCCGATTTACCGCAGCTTCCACCACCATGAGATGACGTTCTCGATGCTGTACGCGTTCAGCGAGAACTACGTCCTGCCGATCAGCCACGACGAGGTGGTCCACGGCAAGGGAACGCTGTGGGGCCGGATGCCGGGCAACAATCACGTCAAGGCGGCGGGGCTGCGCAGCCTGCTCGCTTACCAGTGGGCGCACCCGGGCAAGCAATTGCTGTTCATGGGACAGGAATTCGGGCAGCGCGCCGAGTGGTCCGAAGAGCGCGGTCTGGATTGGTGGCAGCTCGACGAGCAGGGGTTCTCCAACGGGGTGCTGCGCCTGGTCCGCGACATCAACGACATCTACCGCAGCCACCCCGCGCTGTGGAGCCAGGACACCGTGCCCGACGGCTATTCCTGGATCGACGCCAACGATTCGGGCAACAACGTGTTGAGCTTCCTGCGCTACGGCAAGGACGGCTCGGTGATGGCGTGCGTGTTCAACTTCGCGGGTGCCGAACACGGCGGATACCGACTCGGACTGCCGTCGGCCGGTCGCTGGCGCGAGGTGCTCAACACCGATGCGACGGCGTACAACGGTTCGGGAATCGGCAATATGGGCGGCGTCGATGCCACCGAAGAGCCGTGGCACGGCCGGCCGGCCTCGGCGATGCTGGTGCTACCGCCGACGTCGGCCCTGTGGCTGGAACCCGAGTAG
- a CDS encoding thioredoxin family protein has protein sequence MTRPRPPIGPALAGAVDLSGLKQRAQPAPAGGSAPSAAEGDPGIITVTEANFEAEVLLRSEEVPVVVLLWSPRSDACVQLLDTFAGLAAQDNGKWAFTTVNVDVAPRVAQIFGVDAVPTVVALAAGQPISSFQGMQPTEQLRGWLDQILSATAGKLKGATGSAGPEAVDPKLAAARQQLEDGDFEAAKASYQSILDANPAHAEAKGAIRQIEFLSRATTQRPDAVDVADAAPGDIEAALAAADVQILNQDVSAAFDRLIALVRSTSGDDRTLVRTRLVELFELFDPADPEVVAGRRNLANALY, from the coding sequence GTGACGCGTCCGCGACCCCCTATCGGCCCCGCCCTGGCGGGCGCGGTCGATCTCTCCGGTCTCAAGCAGCGGGCCCAGCCCGCCCCTGCCGGAGGATCCGCACCGTCGGCCGCCGAGGGTGACCCGGGAATCATCACGGTCACCGAGGCCAATTTCGAGGCCGAGGTTCTGCTGCGGTCCGAGGAAGTGCCCGTCGTTGTGCTGCTGTGGTCACCGCGCAGTGACGCGTGCGTCCAGTTGCTCGATACGTTCGCCGGCCTGGCCGCCCAGGACAATGGCAAGTGGGCGTTCACGACGGTCAACGTCGATGTCGCGCCCAGGGTCGCACAGATATTCGGTGTCGACGCCGTCCCGACCGTAGTGGCGTTGGCCGCCGGTCAACCGATATCGAGTTTTCAGGGAATGCAGCCGACCGAGCAGTTGCGCGGCTGGTTGGACCAAATCCTCTCGGCGACCGCCGGAAAGCTCAAGGGCGCAACCGGCTCCGCGGGACCTGAGGCAGTCGACCCCAAGCTGGCCGCCGCCCGCCAACAGCTGGAGGACGGCGATTTCGAGGCGGCCAAAGCGTCGTACCAGTCGATCCTGGACGCCAACCCGGCCCACGCCGAGGCCAAGGGCGCGATTCGCCAAATCGAATTCCTCTCGCGCGCAACCACGCAACGCCCGGACGCCGTCGACGTCGCCGACGCCGCGCCCGGCGACATCGAAGCCGCCCTCGCGGCGGCCGACGTGCAGATCCTCAATCAGGACGTCAGTGCGGCCTTCGATCGCCTGATTGCCTTGGTGCGCAGCACATCCGGCGACGACCGGACTCTGGTGCGCACTCGCCTGGTCGAACTGTTCGAACTCTTCGACCCGGCCGATCCCGAGGTGGTCGCCGGACGGCGCAACCTCGCCAACGCGCTGTACTGA
- a CDS encoding acetyl-CoA C-acetyltransferase yields the protein MTTSVIVAGARTPIGKLMGSLKDFSASDLGAIAIAGALEKANVPASAVDYVILGQVLTAGAGQMPARQAAVAAGIGWDVPALTINKMCLSGIDSIALADQLIRAGEFEVVVAGGQESMTKAPHLLMDSRSGYKYGDVTVLDHMAYDGLHDVFTDQPMGALTEQRNDVDKFTRQEQDEFAARSHQKAAAAWKDGVFTDEVVPVNIPQRKGDPLQFTQDEGIRANTTAESLAGLKPAFRRDGTITAGSASQISDGAAAVVVMSKAKAQELGLSWLAEIGAHGVVAGPDSTLQSQPANAIKKALGREGISVDQLDVIEINEAFSAVALASTRELGVNPDLVNVNGGAIAVGHPIGMSGARITLHAALELKRRGSGYAVAALCGAGGQGDALILRAG from the coding sequence ATGACGACGTCGGTGATCGTTGCTGGAGCACGGACACCCATCGGCAAGCTGATGGGTTCGCTGAAGGATTTTTCCGCCAGCGATCTGGGGGCCATTGCGATCGCCGGCGCGCTGGAAAAGGCCAACGTGCCGGCCTCTGCGGTCGACTACGTGATCCTGGGCCAGGTGCTGACGGCCGGGGCCGGTCAGATGCCGGCACGCCAGGCGGCCGTCGCGGCCGGCATCGGCTGGGATGTTCCGGCGCTCACCATCAACAAGATGTGCCTGTCCGGGATCGACTCCATCGCGTTGGCTGACCAGCTCATTCGGGCCGGGGAGTTCGAGGTGGTGGTGGCTGGCGGCCAGGAGTCCATGACCAAGGCGCCGCACCTGCTGATGGACAGCCGCTCGGGCTACAAGTACGGCGACGTGACGGTGCTGGACCACATGGCCTACGACGGCCTGCACGACGTGTTCACCGACCAGCCGATGGGCGCGCTCACCGAACAGCGCAACGACGTCGACAAGTTCACCCGGCAAGAGCAGGACGAGTTCGCTGCGCGGTCCCACCAGAAGGCGGCCGCGGCCTGGAAGGACGGCGTCTTCACCGACGAAGTGGTGCCGGTCAACATCCCGCAGCGCAAGGGCGATCCGCTGCAGTTCACCCAGGACGAGGGGATCCGGGCCAACACCACCGCCGAGTCGCTGGCCGGCCTCAAGCCGGCATTTCGCCGGGATGGCACCATCACCGCCGGTTCGGCCTCTCAGATCTCCGATGGCGCGGCCGCGGTGGTGGTGATGAGCAAGGCCAAGGCCCAGGAGCTGGGGCTGAGCTGGCTGGCCGAGATCGGTGCGCACGGCGTGGTCGCGGGGCCCGATTCGACCCTGCAATCGCAGCCGGCCAACGCGATCAAGAAGGCCCTCGGCCGCGAGGGTATCTCGGTGGACCAGCTCGATGTCATCGAGATCAACGAGGCGTTTTCCGCGGTGGCGCTGGCGTCGACCCGCGAACTGGGCGTGAACCCCGACCTCGTCAACGTCAACGGCGGCGCGATCGCCGTCGGGCATCCCATTGGGATGTCGGGGGCGCGGATCACGCTGCACGCCGCCCTGGAATTGAAGCGGCGCGGCTCCGGATACGCGGTCGCGGCGCTGTGCGGCGCCGGCGGGCAGGGCGACGCCCTGATTCTGCGCGCAGGATAG
- the mce gene encoding methylmalonyl-CoA epimerase — protein MMTTDQVDARQFLATSLVTAIDHVGIAVADLDAAITWYHDTLGLILVHEEVNEEQGIREAMLAVRGAQEGTAQIQLMAPIDESSTIAKFLDKRGPGIQQMAVRVSDLDAFVEQLQAQGVRLVYDAPRRGTANSRINFIHPKDGGGVLIELVEPAA, from the coding sequence GTGATGACGACCGATCAAGTTGACGCCCGTCAGTTCCTGGCCACCTCCCTGGTGACCGCGATCGATCACGTCGGCATCGCAGTCGCCGACCTGGACGCCGCCATCACCTGGTACCACGACACCCTCGGCTTGATTCTGGTGCACGAGGAAGTCAACGAGGAGCAGGGAATCCGCGAAGCCATGCTGGCTGTGCGCGGCGCCCAGGAGGGCACCGCTCAGATCCAGTTGATGGCCCCGATCGACGAGTCATCGACCATCGCGAAGTTCCTCGACAAGCGCGGACCCGGCATCCAGCAGATGGCCGTTCGGGTGAGCGACCTCGACGCCTTCGTCGAGCAGCTCCAGGCGCAGGGCGTGCGGCTGGTCTACGACGCACCCCGTCGCGGCACGGCAAACTCCCGGATCAACTTCATCCACCCCAAGGATGGCGGCGGAGTTCTGATCGAGCTCGTCGAACCGGCCGCCTGA
- the nucS gene encoding endonuclease NucS, with protein sequence MRLVIAQCTVDYFGRLTAHLPSARRLLLFKADGSVSVHADDRAYKPLNWMSPPCWLIEEPGDRAPVWVVENKAGEQLRITVEEIEHDSSHELGVDPGLVKDGVEAHLQALLAEHVQLLGEGYTLVRREYMTAIGPVDLLCRDERGGSVAVEIKRRGEIDGVEQLTRYLELLNRDTVLAPVKGVFAAQQIKPQARTLATDRGIRCLTLDYDKMRGMDSDEYRLF encoded by the coding sequence GTGCGTCTAGTGATCGCCCAATGCACCGTTGACTATTTCGGCAGGCTCACCGCGCATCTGCCATCCGCGCGCCGGTTGCTGTTGTTCAAAGCCGATGGGTCGGTCAGCGTGCACGCCGACGACCGCGCCTACAAGCCGCTGAACTGGATGAGTCCGCCGTGCTGGCTGATCGAGGAGCCCGGCGACCGAGCGCCGGTGTGGGTGGTTGAGAACAAGGCCGGCGAACAACTACGCATCACCGTCGAGGAGATCGAGCACGACTCCAGCCACGAGCTCGGCGTCGATCCCGGACTGGTCAAAGACGGAGTCGAAGCGCACTTGCAGGCCCTACTCGCCGAGCACGTGCAACTGCTCGGTGAGGGATACACGCTGGTGCGCCGCGAGTACATGACCGCCATCGGACCCGTCGACCTGCTCTGCCGTGACGAACGCGGTGGCTCGGTGGCGGTGGAGATCAAGCGACGCGGCGAGATCGACGGAGTTGAGCAGCTCACCCGGTACCTGGAGCTGCTCAACCGTGACACCGTCCTCGCTCCGGTGAAGGGGGTGTTCGCCGCTCAGCAGATCAAACCCCAGGCCCGCACGCTGGCCACCGATCGCGGCATCCGTTGTCTGACACTGGATTACGACAAGATGCGCGGGATGGACAGCGACGAGTACCGGCTGTTCTGA
- a CDS encoding adenylate/guanylate cyclase domain-containing protein — protein MSATHSLAKRIGRVLETVTRQSGRLPETPAYGSLLLGRVSESQRRRRIRIQIILTVLVLGANLIGIAVALLLVTVAIPQPSVFDAPWWITFLASPGYTALALAVGTYWITRRTVVSLRWAIEERTPNQDDERNTFLAPWRIARFDLILWGVGAVVLTTLYGLVNTLFIPRFLIAVGICGILVATGSYLLAEFALRPAAAQALEAGPPPRRFASGIMGRTMVVWFLGSGLPVLGIASLAGFQALMRNLTETQFAVGVFIVSIATMTFGCVLMWILAWLTATPVRVVRAALRRVERGDLRGDLVVFDGTELGELQRGFNAMVDGLRERERVRDLFGRHVGRDVALAAERERPKLGGEERHVAVLFIDIVGSTQLVTTRPPAEVVSVLNQFFGIVVEEVDRHRGLVNKFEGDATLAIFGAPNYLDSPEDEALATARCIAERLNDEMPDCQAGIGVAAGQVVAGNVGARERFEYTVIGEPVNAAARLCELAKSHPNRLLATADTIEGAGENERTRWSLGDSVTLRGHDRPTRLAAPAGADDPPHD, from the coding sequence ATGTCGGCCACCCACAGCTTGGCAAAACGCATCGGCCGGGTGCTCGAGACGGTCACCCGGCAGAGCGGCCGGTTACCGGAGACTCCGGCCTACGGCTCCCTGCTGCTCGGCCGGGTCTCCGAAAGCCAGCGACGTCGGCGCATCCGCATTCAGATCATCCTGACCGTGCTGGTGCTGGGGGCCAACCTGATCGGCATCGCCGTCGCGCTGCTCCTGGTGACGGTCGCCATTCCGCAGCCAAGCGTGTTCGACGCACCGTGGTGGATAACCTTCCTGGCATCACCGGGCTATACCGCGCTGGCACTGGCCGTGGGCACTTATTGGATCACCCGCAGGACCGTCGTATCGCTCCGCTGGGCCATCGAGGAGCGCACGCCCAACCAGGATGATGAGCGCAATACTTTCCTGGCCCCGTGGCGGATCGCCCGCTTCGATCTCATCCTTTGGGGGGTCGGGGCGGTGGTGCTGACGACGCTCTACGGCCTGGTCAACACGCTGTTCATCCCGCGCTTCCTCATCGCGGTGGGCATCTGCGGCATCTTGGTCGCCACCGGCAGTTATCTGCTCGCCGAGTTCGCGCTGCGCCCTGCGGCGGCTCAGGCGCTCGAAGCGGGGCCACCACCGCGGCGATTCGCCTCGGGCATCATGGGCCGGACCATGGTGGTCTGGTTCCTCGGGTCGGGCCTGCCCGTTCTCGGCATCGCCTCTCTGGCGGGCTTTCAGGCCCTGATGCGCAACCTGACCGAAACCCAGTTCGCGGTCGGCGTGTTCATCGTGTCGATAGCCACGATGACCTTCGGTTGCGTCCTGATGTGGATCCTGGCCTGGCTCACCGCGACACCGGTGCGCGTGGTCCGTGCGGCGCTGCGGCGTGTCGAGCGGGGTGACCTGCGGGGCGACCTCGTCGTGTTCGACGGCACCGAACTCGGTGAGCTACAACGCGGTTTCAACGCGATGGTGGACGGGCTACGCGAGCGCGAACGCGTTCGCGACCTTTTCGGCCGGCACGTCGGCCGCGATGTCGCCCTGGCCGCGGAACGCGAGCGGCCGAAGCTGGGCGGTGAAGAACGTCACGTTGCCGTCCTCTTCATCGACATCGTCGGCTCCACCCAGTTGGTCACCACTCGGCCACCCGCCGAGGTCGTTTCGGTGCTTAACCAATTTTTCGGCATCGTCGTCGAGGAAGTAGACCGCCACCGCGGGCTGGTCAATAAATTCGAGGGCGATGCGACGCTGGCCATCTTCGGGGCCCCGAATTACCTGGACAGTCCCGAAGACGAGGCGCTGGCCACCGCACGCTGCATTGCCGAGCGCCTGAACGACGAAATGCCGGATTGCCAGGCCGGCATTGGCGTGGCGGCGGGTCAAGTCGTCGCGGGCAACGTCGGCGCGAGGGAACGCTTCGAATACACCGTGATCGGTGAACCGGTCAACGCGGCAGCGCGGCTGTGCGAACTCGCCAAGTCGCACCCGAACCGGCTGCTCGCGACGGCCGACACCATCGAGGGGGCAGGTGAAAACGAACGGACACGTTGGTCTTTGGGTGACAGCGTGACCCTTCGCGGGCACGACCGTCCCACTCGGCTGGCGGCGCCCGCCGGGGCTGACGATCCGCCGCACGATTGA
- a CDS encoding MFS transporter, with translation MAQVVVAHRVGIPGYRRMTAALYGAGLASFAAMYCTQALLPALSASYRITPATAALTVSLTTGMLAVSIIPASVLSERYGRITVMLASGIASSIIGLLLPFSPTLGVLLAGRALHGVALAGIPAVAMAFLAEEVHASSLGAAMGRYVAGTTVGGLVGRIVPSVVVDVSNWRVALLACSATTLAGTVVFARLVPRSQFFSPKVASVRDIVRSLAGHVRTPLLLKLFALGCVLMGGFVTIYNYLGYRLTDRPFGLASSVVGLLFVLYLVGTWTSVVAGRIADRRGRGPVLAAALPIIVTGLLLTLPHVLVVIVVGVGVFTGGFFAAHTVASGWVGAVAHQDRAEASALYLFSYYLGGSVAGALGGLIYGVGGWPATACFVGGLLAAGSLLVALLVRENASRTNRRFSGSMAAAA, from the coding sequence ATGGCCCAGGTCGTCGTCGCGCATCGGGTGGGAATTCCGGGATACCGGCGCATGACCGCCGCGCTGTACGGCGCGGGCCTGGCCAGCTTCGCCGCGATGTACTGCACGCAGGCCCTGCTTCCGGCATTGTCGGCGTCATACCGGATCACCCCCGCCACCGCGGCATTGACGGTCTCGTTAACGACCGGGATGTTGGCAGTGTCGATCATTCCGGCGAGCGTGCTTTCCGAGCGATACGGGCGCATCACCGTGATGCTCGCCTCGGGGATAGCTTCCAGCATTATCGGGCTGTTGTTGCCGTTCAGCCCCACCCTCGGCGTGCTGCTTGCGGGACGCGCGCTGCACGGCGTCGCGCTCGCCGGCATACCCGCGGTCGCCATGGCATTTCTCGCTGAGGAGGTGCACGCCTCCTCGCTCGGTGCGGCGATGGGCCGCTACGTTGCCGGGACCACGGTGGGCGGGCTGGTCGGGCGGATCGTGCCGTCCGTGGTGGTCGACGTCAGCAATTGGCGGGTCGCGCTGCTGGCGTGCTCGGCGACGACACTGGCCGGCACGGTTGTCTTCGCCCGCCTGGTGCCCCGGTCGCAATTCTTCAGCCCCAAGGTGGCCAGCGTGCGGGACATCGTGCGCAGCCTGGCCGGGCACGTGCGAACCCCCTTGTTGCTCAAGCTGTTTGCTTTGGGCTGCGTGCTGATGGGGGGATTCGTCACGATCTACAACTATCTGGGATACCGACTGACCGACCGTCCCTTCGGGCTGGCCTCCTCGGTGGTCGGCCTGCTGTTCGTCCTGTATCTCGTGGGCACCTGGACGTCGGTCGTGGCGGGACGGATTGCCGACCGCCGGGGACGCGGGCCGGTGCTCGCCGCCGCATTGCCGATCATCGTGACCGGCCTGCTGCTCACCCTCCCGCATGTACTGGTCGTGATCGTCGTCGGTGTCGGCGTGTTCACCGGCGGATTCTTCGCCGCGCACACCGTTGCAAGTGGCTGGGTGGGCGCGGTCGCGCACCAGGACCGCGCCGAGGCGTCCGCGCTGTACTTGTTCAGTTACTACCTGGGCGGATCGGTGGCCGGCGCCCTGGGCGGCCTCATCTACGGCGTGGGCGGCTGGCCGGCGACGGCGTGTTTCGTAGGCGGACTGCTCGCGGCCGGCTCGCTGCTCGTCGCGCTATTGGTGCGGGAGAACGCGTCCCGCACCAATCGGCGCTTCTCCGGATCCATGGCCGCCGCCGCCTGA